One window of the Salvia miltiorrhiza cultivar Shanhuang (shh) chromosome 6, IMPLAD_Smil_shh, whole genome shotgun sequence genome contains the following:
- the LOC130988034 gene encoding protein TRACHEARY ELEMENT DIFFERENTIATION-RELATED 7A-like codes for MRSLLLIFVSALVINAQARILTEKHDQLDEISRKPPTGVADYSRPGTPPPPAPKPGKPTLIEMITTRSTVKNYGRDEHELAPPSPKEAPPTHQVTGGGAAAEGNYGKEGGELPPPTPHHAPPAHDQVPAGGGAAASGNYGKEGGRLPPPTPHHAPPAHDQVPAGGGVAASGNYGKEGGQLPPPTPHHAPPTHQVSGVGAAEMEKTWALFELSASA; via the exons ATGAGATCCTTGCTACTCATTTTTGTCAGCGCTCTTGTGATCAATGCTCAAGCCAGAATTTTAACAG AAAAACACGACCAACTCGATGAGATCAGTCGGAAACCGCCGACCGGAGTGGCGGACTACAGCCGCCCCGGGACTCCGCCGCCACCGGCTCCGAAGCCGGGGAAACCGACTCTTATTGAGATGATCACCACCAGATCAACGGTAAAAAATTATGGGAGGGATGAGCATGAGCTCGCGCCGCCGAGCCCCAAGGAAGCGCCGCCTACTCACCAAGTAACCGGCGGCGGAGCGGCGGCGGAAGGAAACTATGGGAAGGAGGGCGGTGAGCTGCCACCGCCGACTCCCCACCACGCACCGCCAGCTCATGACCAAGTGCCAGCTGGTGGTGGAGCGGCAGCGTCGGGAAATTATGGGAAGGAGGGCGGTCGGCTGCCACCACCGACTCCCCACCACGCACCACCAGCTCATGATCAAGTGCCAGCTGGTGGTGGAGTGGCGGCGTCGGGAAATTATGGGAAGGAGGGCGGTCAGCTGCCACCGCCGACTCCCCACCACGCGCCACCAACTCACCAAGTAAGTGGTGTCGGAGCGGCGGAGATGGAAAAGACATGGGCGTTGTTTGAGCTCTCAGCATCAGCTTAA